One window of Chroococcidiopsis sp. TS-821 genomic DNA carries:
- a CDS encoding TspO/MBR family protein codes for MLKPWMIIGGITILIALASLFFRPRDTQWAKNLNRPKWLVFEPLIPVIWTIVFTGGALSAATVWENAPGSVSTWLLMGLYLLLEVVTVAYIPATLRSRNLKIGTTLGATGVVLGIVLTLIVGNISGLAALLLLPYLLWSPVGTYTTWEMMQLNPEAT; via the coding sequence ATGCTTAAACCTTGGATGATTATTGGAGGGATAACAATATTAATTGCCCTAGCTAGTCTGTTTTTTAGACCACGCGATACACAATGGGCAAAAAACTTAAATCGACCAAAGTGGTTAGTTTTTGAACCACTGATTCCTGTTATCTGGACAATAGTTTTTACAGGTGGAGCATTATCCGCTGCAACTGTATGGGAAAATGCCCCAGGAAGTGTCTCAACGTGGTTACTTATGGGGCTTTACTTGTTGTTGGAAGTTGTTACAGTTGCTTATATCCCTGCCACATTGCGATCGCGAAATCTGAAAATTGGTACGACCTTAGGCGCTACTGGAGTTGTTTTAGGAATCGTACTCACGCTCATTGTGGGGAATATTTCAGGCTTAGCAGCTTTGCTACTTTTACCGTATCTTCTCTGGAGTCCTGTTGGTACTTATACAACGTGGGAAATGATGCAGCTAAATCCAGAAGCTACGTAA
- a CDS encoding WGxxGxxG-CTERM domain-containing protein yields the protein MRRFHLDKLILASVTFSLATLPLTVPAIAQTAGTGTGTVETTTPGGTTGTTTAPGTTPGGTAPGTTTTPDGDTTTGGTIPGEPTFGGTTGTTTTETQTDRGGGGGSWGLLGLIGLLGLANFFRKPSEPAYRDPNTVNTGTGTGTTTRY from the coding sequence ATGAGACGTTTTCATTTAGATAAGCTTATTTTGGCAAGTGTGACTTTTAGTCTAGCTACTTTGCCTTTAACGGTTCCTGCGATCGCACAAACAGCAGGTACTGGCACTGGTACAGTAGAAACTACGACTCCTGGCGGTACAACTGGTACGACTACCGCGCCAGGAACTACCCCTGGTGGTACAGCCCCAGGAACAACAACGACGCCAGATGGCGATACAACAACAGGCGGTACAATTCCTGGAGAGCCTACCTTTGGTGGAACAACTGGAACTACTACTACTGAAACCCAAACAGATAGGGGAGGCGGTGGCGGTTCTTGGGGTTTGTTAGGATTAATTGGTTTACTTGGCTTAGCAAACTTCTTCCGCAAACCTTCTGAACCAGCGTATCGCGACCCTAATACGGTAAACACAGGTACGGGAACGGGAACGACTACTAGATACTAA
- the cysC gene encoding adenylyl-sulfate kinase — MGRKMQEWLRTEIVDDAPVDDEEELLPERKYPANQGFVLWLTGLSGSGKSSIARKLEQELKERSCLVEVLDGDIIRTNLSKGLGYSREDRNTNIRRIGFVANLLSRNGVAAIVAAISPYQEARENLRATTENFIEVFVNAPLEVCEARDVKGLYAMARAGEIRAFTGIDDPYEEPTNPDIVCYTAEETLEESVAKILVELEQRDCIPPKPQIEFFI; from the coding sequence ATGGGACGTAAGATGCAAGAGTGGTTGCGAACAGAAATCGTAGATGATGCGCCTGTAGACGATGAGGAAGAACTCCTTCCTGAACGAAAATATCCAGCAAATCAAGGATTTGTACTCTGGTTAACTGGACTAAGTGGTTCAGGTAAAAGCTCAATTGCTCGAAAACTCGAACAGGAACTTAAAGAACGCAGTTGTTTAGTCGAAGTTCTAGACGGCGATATTATCCGCACCAATCTTTCCAAAGGCTTGGGTTATAGTCGCGAAGACCGCAACACAAACATCCGTCGCATTGGTTTTGTCGCCAATCTTCTAAGTCGCAATGGCGTCGCGGCAATTGTCGCTGCGATTAGTCCTTACCAAGAGGCGCGAGAAAACTTACGCGCTACAACGGAAAACTTTATCGAAGTCTTTGTCAATGCACCGCTTGAGGTGTGCGAAGCACGCGACGTCAAAGGATTGTACGCCATGGCACGTGCTGGTGAAATTCGCGCCTTTACAGGCATTGACGATCCTTACGAGGAACCGACAAACCCAGATATTGTTTGCTACACCGCCGAAGAAACCTTAGAAGAAAGCGTGGCGAAAATTCTCGTAGAACTCGAACAACGCGATTGTATTCCACCCAAACCACAGATTGAATTCTTTATTTAA
- a CDS encoding cytochrome P450 → MRVNLKIQTPALLQTLQLISEPTKFLESCAQQYGDPFTVRVLGLKSPPVTFFSSPQAIKEIFALPGEKFDFKKATHVFKPLMGDKSIILQEGRSHQRQKQLIMPPFHGDRMKAYGEIISQITKNVTDKWSIGKVISLQHEMSDITLQIILQVVFGISPGTRYDKIKTLLGSLLDDVTKPLYSSLFFFPPLQKDLGAWSPWGKFLRRRQTIDELIYSEVAQRRQENDTTRSNILSMLIAARDENGQPLTDVELRDQLVSLLLLGYETTAAALSWAFYLIHSSPQVLGKLLQELAASSEHPEEIAALPYLTAICQETLRIYPIGLICTPRMVRDSVQIADDKFEAGTIVVPCIYLAHRRPETYAQPEQFLPERFLARKFSPYEYLPFGGGIRGCIGVAFSMYEMKLVLANILSRFHLDLADSRPAYPVRRGITIVPSASGMKMVVKAQQPAKVLV, encoded by the coding sequence ATGCGAGTAAATTTGAAAATACAAACTCCTGCATTGTTACAAACTTTGCAATTAATTTCTGAGCCAACAAAGTTTTTAGAAAGTTGCGCGCAGCAATATGGAGATCCATTTACAGTTAGAGTGCTTGGGCTAAAGTCTCCACCAGTTACGTTTTTTAGTAGCCCGCAAGCTATTAAGGAAATCTTTGCTTTACCTGGCGAAAAGTTTGATTTTAAGAAGGCAACTCATGTTTTTAAACCGTTGATGGGAGACAAGTCGATTATTTTACAAGAAGGTCGTAGCCATCAGCGTCAGAAACAATTAATAATGCCACCGTTTCATGGCGATCGCATGAAGGCTTATGGAGAAATTATCTCGCAAATTACAAAAAATGTCACTGACAAGTGGTCTATAGGTAAAGTTATTTCGCTTCAGCACGAAATGTCAGACATTACTTTACAAATCATTTTACAAGTTGTTTTTGGGATTAGTCCAGGAACGCGCTATGACAAAATTAAAACGTTACTCGGTTCGCTATTAGATGATGTCACAAAGCCTTTGTACTCTAGTTTGTTTTTCTTTCCACCGTTACAAAAGGATTTGGGTGCGTGGAGTCCCTGGGGAAAATTCTTACGACGCCGACAAACAATTGATGAATTAATTTATAGCGAAGTTGCGCAGCGTCGGCAAGAAAACGATACCACGCGCAGTAATATTCTTTCAATGTTAATAGCCGCCCGTGATGAAAATGGTCAACCACTGACTGATGTAGAGTTGCGCGATCAATTGGTTTCACTACTGTTATTAGGATACGAAACTACTGCAGCAGCTTTGAGTTGGGCGTTTTATTTAATTCACTCTTCACCACAAGTTTTAGGAAAATTATTACAAGAATTAGCCGCATCTTCAGAACATCCAGAAGAAATTGCGGCTCTCCCTTATTTAACCGCGATTTGTCAGGAAACGCTGAGAATTTACCCGATTGGCTTAATTTGTACGCCGCGCATGGTTAGAGATTCTGTACAAATAGCTGATGACAAGTTTGAGGCAGGGACTATTGTTGTTCCTTGCATTTATTTAGCACACCGTCGCCCAGAAACTTATGCTCAACCCGAACAATTTTTACCGGAAAGATTTTTAGCGCGTAAGTTTTCGCCTTACGAATATTTACCTTTTGGTGGTGGAATTCGTGGTTGTATTGGAGTAGCGTTTTCGATGTATGAAATGAAACTTGTGCTGGCAAATATTTTATCGCGCTTTCACTTAGATTTAGCTGATTCGCGTCCAGCTTATCCTGTACGTCGCGGGATTACCATCGTTCCTTCAGCAAGCGGTATGAAAATGGTAGTCAAAGCACAGCAACCCGCAAAAGTGCTGGTATAA
- the crtO gene encoding beta-carotene ketolase CrtO: MQAYDVVIIGAGHNGLVCAAYLLKAGYSVLLLEKRSIPGGAATTEESLPQEAPGFKFNLCAIDHEFIHLGPVVEELELEKYGLEYLECDPVVFCPHPDGKYFLGHKSLEKTCAEIARYSERDAKKYAEYTDYWQRALGAMIPMFNAPPKSVIDILGNYDIKKIRDLFSVIGAPSKTLDFIRTMLTSAEDLLNEWFDSEFLKAPLARLAAELGAPPSQKTIAVGAIMMAMRHDPGMARPRGGTGALVQALLNLVKSKGGVVLCDQRVEKILVDNGKAVGVRVAGGQEYRANKGVISNIDAKRVFLQLVDKSDIDQVEPNLRERLERRIVNNNETILKIDLALDEVPRFERFDHKDEYLIGSVLIADSVSHVEKAHSECTLGKIPDDDPSMYLVVPTVRDPSMAPPGKHTAWIEFFAPYQIAGAEGTGLNGTGWTDELKNKVADRVIDKLADYAPNVKNAIIARQVESPAELGERLGAYKGNYYHVDMTLDQMVFFRPLPEIANYRTPIDNLYLTGAGTHPGGSISGMPGRNCARVFLQTQQPIAQTLRDARDSIKSTVESVFKIN, from the coding sequence ATGCAAGCGTATGATGTTGTGATTATTGGCGCTGGACATAATGGTCTAGTATGCGCTGCGTATTTACTTAAAGCTGGTTATAGTGTTTTATTACTAGAAAAGCGTTCTATTCCTGGTGGGGCAGCGACTACTGAAGAATCGTTACCGCAAGAAGCACCTGGTTTTAAATTTAACTTGTGCGCGATCGACCACGAGTTTATTCACTTAGGTCCGGTTGTTGAAGAACTCGAACTTGAAAAGTACGGCTTAGAATATCTAGAGTGCGATCCTGTCGTCTTTTGCCCGCATCCAGACGGTAAGTACTTTTTAGGTCATAAATCGCTAGAAAAAACCTGCGCAGAGATTGCAAGATATAGCGAACGTGACGCGAAAAAATACGCCGAATATACCGATTACTGGCAACGGGCACTAGGTGCGATGATTCCGATGTTCAACGCCCCACCAAAATCTGTTATTGATATTCTTGGTAACTACGATATTAAAAAAATTAGAGACTTATTCTCTGTCATTGGCGCACCATCGAAAACACTCGACTTTATCCGCACGATGTTGACGAGTGCTGAAGATCTACTCAACGAGTGGTTCGACTCCGAATTTCTCAAAGCACCACTAGCCCGACTCGCTGCTGAACTCGGTGCACCGCCTTCGCAAAAAACGATCGCAGTTGGTGCAATTATGATGGCAATGCGCCACGATCCTGGTATGGCAAGACCGCGTGGCGGTACAGGTGCGCTGGTACAAGCGTTACTCAATTTAGTCAAAAGCAAGGGTGGCGTTGTTCTTTGCGATCAGCGCGTTGAGAAGATTTTAGTCGATAATGGTAAAGCTGTTGGCGTTCGCGTTGCAGGTGGTCAAGAATACCGTGCGAACAAAGGTGTTATCTCCAATATTGATGCAAAGCGAGTCTTTCTGCAACTAGTAGATAAAAGTGATATCGATCAAGTCGAACCTAATTTACGCGAACGTTTAGAACGCCGAATTGTCAATAACAACGAAACAATTCTCAAAATTGACTTGGCGTTAGATGAAGTACCGCGCTTTGAACGATTTGACCATAAAGATGAATATCTCATCGGTTCGGTATTAATTGCCGATTCGGTGAGTCATGTCGAAAAAGCACATAGTGAATGTACTTTGGGTAAGATTCCCGATGACGATCCGTCGATGTATTTGGTAGTTCCCACCGTCCGCGATCCTTCAATGGCACCTCCTGGAAAGCACACCGCATGGATCGAATTCTTCGCACCGTATCAAATTGCAGGTGCTGAAGGTACAGGCTTAAACGGTACTGGTTGGACAGACGAACTTAAAAATAAAGTTGCCGATCGCGTAATTGATAAACTCGCAGACTACGCACCGAATGTCAAAAACGCAATCATTGCCCGACAAGTCGAAAGCCCCGCAGAATTAGGAGAACGCCTCGGCGCGTACAAAGGTAATTATTACCACGTCGATATGACGTTAGACCAAATGGTGTTCTTCCGCCCGTTACCAGAAATCGCAAACTACCGCACGCCTATTGATAATCTCTATCTTACTGGTGCAGGAACTCACCCAGGCGGCTCAATTTCGGGAATGCCAGGACGCAATTGCGCGCGGGTATTTCTGCAAACGCAACAGCCGATCGCCCAAACGCTACGTGATGCGAGAGATTCGATTAAATCTACTGTCGAGTCAGTGTTTAAGATTAACTAA
- a CDS encoding RNA-guided endonuclease TnpB family protein, translating into MKARYQFRVYPTDQQQQLLAQLFGCVRVVWNDALAICKQSEKLPSNNDLQKLVITQAKKTLERSWLSDVSNIPLQQSVADLAVAYKNFFDSLKGKRKGKKVGSPKFKKKTGRQSARFRIGGFSIKGDEVYLAKIGNVKPIWSRQLPSAPSSVTVIKDCANRYFLSFVVETEHIQSEAKNQSIGIDLGIKTFAVMSNGEKAVSPNYSKKDRKIRKLQRKLARQQKGSKRREVTRLKIAKLHNKIADTRKDFLHKLSTKVVSENQTIVLEDLNVSGMVRNRKLARVISLQGWREFRVFCEGKSQRLNRDFRVISRWEPTSQTCSCCGCRWGKIELSVRSVLCLSCGTEQQRDENASRNIEMVGMGHRHDLKRTGSDHKTTPVASRCEPSRITALQGQ; encoded by the coding sequence ATGAAAGCCAGGTATCAATTCCGTGTCTACCCAACAGACCAACAGCAACAGCTTTTAGCTCAGTTGTTCGGTTGTGTGCGTGTAGTTTGGAATGATGCACTGGCTATTTGTAAGCAGTCCGAGAAGCTTCCTAGTAACAATGACTTACAAAAGTTAGTGATTACGCAAGCTAAGAAGACATTGGAGCGTTCATGGTTGTCTGATGTTTCAAATATCCCGTTACAACAATCTGTTGCTGATTTGGCAGTTGCTTACAAAAACTTTTTCGACTCACTTAAAGGTAAGCGCAAAGGTAAAAAGGTCGGTAGTCCTAAGTTCAAAAAGAAGACTGGGCGACAATCAGCCAGATTTAGAATTGGTGGATTCTCAATCAAAGGAGACGAAGTATATCTAGCTAAAATTGGTAATGTTAAACCTATTTGGTCAAGACAGTTACCATCGGCACCAAGCAGCGTAACAGTCATCAAAGACTGTGCTAACCGCTATTTTCTCAGCTTTGTTGTAGAAACAGAACATATTCAATCTGAAGCTAAAAACCAAAGCATTGGTATTGATTTGGGAATCAAAACTTTTGCGGTCATGAGTAATGGGGAAAAAGCAGTAAGCCCTAATTACTCCAAGAAAGACCGAAAAATTCGTAAACTACAACGTAAGCTAGCAAGACAGCAGAAAGGTTCTAAACGCCGTGAAGTCACCAGATTAAAGATTGCAAAACTTCACAATAAAATCGCAGATACCCGTAAAGATTTCTTGCACAAACTATCAACCAAAGTAGTTAGTGAGAACCAAACTATTGTTTTGGAAGATTTGAATGTGTCAGGAATGGTCAGAAATCGCAAGCTAGCAAGAGTAATTAGTTTGCAGGGATGGAGAGAATTTCGGGTATTTTGTGAGGGTAAATCTCAAAGACTTAATCGGGATTTCAGGGTGATTAGTAGATGGGAACCTACTAGTCAAACTTGTTCTTGCTGTGGGTGTCGTTGGGGCAAGATTGAGTTATCTGTTCGCTCAGTACTTTGTTTGAGTTGTGGTACTGAGCAACAAAGGGATGAAAACGCATCCCGAAATATAGAAATGGTCGGCATGGGGCATCGGCACGACCTTAAACGGACGGGGAGCGACCATAAGACTACTCCCGTAGCTAGTCGCTGTGAGCCGTCAAGAATCACTGCCCTTCAAGGGCAGTGA
- a CDS encoding saccharopine dehydrogenase family protein, whose amino-acid sequence MTARVLILGGRGRIGSSIAQDIATYTQAEVIITTRKPAAAIAVKQRLGSQVEILSLDLADIAALNKAIASADLVVHSAGPFHYRDASVLKICIEQGVNYLDVSDHPSFTRKALAYQSAAAEAGVTAIINTGIFPGISNSMVREGVEQFDQAQRIHLSYLVSGSGGAGVTVMRTTFLGLQKPFEAWIDGKWQQVNPYSDRETVEFPKPYGRSHVYWFNMPETFTLPEAFPSVKTVITKFGSRPDFYNHLTWIAAHWFPKPLMQQPSAIEFLAHVSHTMTDVTNRFSGIGVAIRSEVSGDKQGTQARYCSTLVHENTAIAAGCGTGSIAQFLLEGKLKKPGVWTVEQAVSTDLFHQAIASRGMKLHQEWL is encoded by the coding sequence ATGACGGCGAGGGTTCTCATTCTTGGAGGTCGGGGGAGGATTGGCAGTAGTATTGCCCAAGATATTGCCACCTATACTCAAGCAGAAGTAATTATCACAACTAGAAAACCAGCCGCAGCGATCGCTGTTAAACAACGTTTGGGTTCTCAAGTAGAGATTTTATCGCTCGATTTAGCAGATATTGCAGCCCTAAACAAAGCGATCGCATCAGCGGATCTTGTAGTTCATAGCGCTGGACCTTTTCACTATCGCGATGCTAGCGTCCTCAAGATTTGCATCGAGCAAGGTGTTAACTACCTTGATGTCAGCGACCATCCTTCTTTTACGCGTAAAGCTTTAGCATACCAGTCAGCCGCAGCAGAAGCAGGAGTTACCGCAATTATTAACACAGGAATTTTCCCTGGTATTTCTAATAGTATGGTACGCGAGGGTGTTGAGCAATTTGACCAAGCCCAACGCATTCATCTAAGTTATCTCGTTTCTGGTTCAGGTGGTGCTGGAGTTACCGTGATGCGCACTACGTTTCTAGGATTGCAGAAACCTTTTGAAGCTTGGATTGATGGTAAATGGCAACAAGTAAACCCGTATAGCGATCGCGAAACGGTTGAATTTCCCAAACCCTACGGGCGATCGCACGTTTACTGGTTTAATATGCCGGAAACTTTTACTCTACCCGAAGCGTTCCCCAGCGTTAAAACCGTTATTACGAAATTTGGTTCGCGTCCTGATTTTTATAATCATCTCACGTGGATTGCAGCGCACTGGTTTCCCAAGCCTTTAATGCAACAGCCAAGTGCGATCGAGTTTTTGGCGCATGTCAGCCACACGATGACCGACGTCACAAATCGTTTTAGTGGTATTGGTGTGGCGATTCGTTCGGAAGTAAGCGGCGATAAACAGGGAACGCAAGCACGTTACTGTTCTACGTTAGTGCATGAGAATACTGCGATCGCTGCTGGTTGCGGTACGGGTAGCATTGCGCAATTCTTACTTGAAGGAAAACTTAAAAAACCTGGAGTCTGGACGGTCGAACAAGCCGTATCGACAGATTTGTTTCATCAAGCGATCGCCAGCCGAGGTATGAAGCTGCATCAAGAATGGCTATAA
- a CDS encoding cAMP-binding protein — translation MATQAGHLTETNIVKVLIQSNYLFRGFDETWLSHYLRLEGIPQVKLYASRPIYTAFQKGETLDVLYAIVAGGPVVIRSTPLDRVIGISYPGSCFGMQSLPFGYGLICRAFPSLVEAYKTTDVVKIPVEMVRALYKDSEVFRQRYDLLFELQQKFQYHLLNCSTYPPQAVAALLRALVYQERELGNQPETNATYVFDLPIDVIARASQLNHRTVEQVIKGMRQVKLLAPATSRDPSSDTIKVVNAEGLKETYSATRDKVSWWPLRDK, via the coding sequence ATGGCAACACAGGCTGGGCATCTTACAGAAACTAACATTGTGAAGGTGCTAATTCAAAGCAATTATCTGTTTCGCGGCTTCGATGAAACGTGGCTGAGTCACTACTTGCGTCTTGAAGGCATACCACAGGTTAAGCTATATGCGAGTCGTCCAATTTATACAGCGTTTCAGAAAGGCGAAACTCTAGACGTTTTGTATGCGATCGTGGCTGGGGGACCTGTGGTGATTCGCAGCACTCCTTTAGATCGAGTCATTGGTATTAGCTACCCTGGTAGTTGCTTCGGAATGCAAAGTTTACCTTTTGGCTACGGATTGATCTGTAGGGCGTTTCCTAGCTTGGTAGAAGCTTATAAAACAACGGATGTTGTCAAGATTCCTGTCGAAATGGTACGAGCACTTTACAAAGATAGTGAAGTCTTTCGCCAGCGCTACGATTTGCTATTTGAACTTCAACAAAAGTTTCAATACCATTTACTCAATTGCAGCACTTACCCCCCCCAAGCTGTTGCAGCTTTGCTACGCGCGCTTGTCTATCAAGAACGCGAATTAGGCAATCAACCAGAGACAAACGCAACTTATGTCTTTGACTTACCAATTGACGTGATTGCGCGTGCTAGCCAACTTAACCATCGTACTGTTGAGCAAGTGATTAAAGGAATGCGTCAAGTCAAGTTACTGGCACCAGCAACCTCACGCGATCCCTCTAGTGACACGATTAAAGTTGTTAACGCTGAAGGTTTGAAGGAAACTTACAGCGCGACTAGAGATAAAGTATCGTGGTGGCCCTTGCGAGATAAGTAA
- a CDS encoding DUF2993 domain-containing protein has product MLDDARLEEQAISKAAEIGLSSRIEQAEEINVEVRTDLWKILQGQADAVAIAGEGVVLQKDIRVQHMELSTNKIDINPFSALLGQVELNQPVQADARLVMSLEDLNRALNSDYVLNQAQFDLDVDGEKVNLEMQQMQLTLPGGNKMVFDGKVVLQEKGTTRQIAFHATARPRTRTEPVMLEMFNCTEGDGVSLEFTAALIQKVKELVNSAYIDLDKIALRVSNMEIQQEGILLQAQAFIRELPTMEQ; this is encoded by the coding sequence ATGTTGGATGACGCACGCTTAGAAGAACAGGCAATCAGTAAAGCAGCAGAAATTGGACTTTCTAGCCGAATCGAGCAAGCAGAGGAAATTAATGTTGAGGTAAGAACTGACCTGTGGAAGATTCTACAAGGACAAGCAGACGCAGTGGCGATCGCTGGTGAAGGTGTTGTTCTGCAAAAAGATATCCGCGTCCAGCACATGGAACTGTCGACAAATAAAATTGACATCAATCCTTTCAGTGCATTGCTCGGACAAGTCGAACTTAATCAGCCGGTACAAGCCGACGCCCGTCTTGTGATGTCCCTAGAAGATCTCAACCGCGCGTTGAATAGCGATTATGTTCTTAACCAAGCGCAATTTGATTTAGATGTTGATGGGGAAAAGGTCAACTTGGAAATGCAGCAAATGCAACTCACGCTACCAGGTGGCAATAAGATGGTGTTTGATGGCAAGGTTGTGTTGCAAGAAAAAGGGACTACCCGCCAAATCGCATTTCATGCAACAGCGCGCCCGCGTACGCGAACTGAACCTGTAATGTTAGAAATGTTTAACTGTACTGAAGGTGATGGAGTTTCCTTGGAATTTACAGCTGCATTGATACAAAAAGTCAAGGAATTAGTCAACTCAGCTTACATCGATCTAGATAAAATAGCGCTGCGCGTGAGCAACATGGAAATACAGCAAGAAGGTATCTTACTGCAAGCTCAAGCGTTTATCCGCGAACTTCCAACAATGGAACAATAA
- a CDS encoding Uma2 family endonuclease yields the protein MSFARHIEQTDPPRPARETLPTMYDLPSEDPEEPGLPDEFHDFQPELLRMTFQPPAYPLEQVFSASDMNLYYDVRHPNRYKRPDWFGVVGVSKLYEGRDLRLSYVIWQEGVNPFVVVELLSPDTEAEDLGRTEQKDNQPPTKWQVYEQILRIPYYVVFSRYTERLQVFRLQGGHYQELDLSEPKVWMPEIALGLGLWQGEFAGINRLWLRWYDRKGNWVSTEAEQERQRAEQERRRAERLAQQLRALGIDPDDDPQSDQF from the coding sequence ATGTCTTTTGCTAGACACATCGAGCAGACTGATCCGCCGCGTCCTGCCAGAGAAACGCTACCCACGATGTATGATTTACCCAGCGAAGATCCAGAGGAGCCAGGCTTGCCCGATGAGTTTCACGACTTTCAACCTGAGTTATTGCGGATGACATTTCAGCCTCCTGCTTATCCACTGGAGCAGGTGTTTAGTGCTAGTGACATGAATCTTTATTACGATGTCCGTCATCCAAACCGCTACAAGCGTCCGGACTGGTTTGGTGTAGTTGGCGTGTCAAAACTCTATGAAGGTCGAGACTTGCGTCTTAGCTACGTGATTTGGCAAGAGGGTGTAAATCCATTTGTGGTTGTTGAGTTACTTTCACCCGACACAGAAGCTGAAGATTTGGGAAGAACAGAGCAAAAAGATAACCAACCACCAACAAAATGGCAAGTTTACGAACAGATTTTACGAATTCCCTACTATGTGGTTTTCAGTCGATACACTGAACGCCTACAAGTTTTTCGCTTACAGGGCGGACATTATCAAGAACTCGACCTTAGCGAACCTAAAGTTTGGATGCCAGAAATAGCACTCGGTTTAGGTTTATGGCAAGGCGAATTCGCAGGAATTAATCGCCTGTGGTTGCGGTGGTACGATCGCAAAGGAAATTGGGTTTCAACGGAGGCTGAACAAGAACGCCAACGTGCCGAACAAGAACGCCGACGTGCTGAACGATTAGCACAGCAGCTAAGAGCTTTGGGCATTGATCCAGATGACGACCCTCAATCTGACCAGTTTTAG
- a CDS encoding YqhA family protein translates to MMRRLLSSSKYIMILPALSNVMAVLVLMIYSTIQTFVAVIGLLQRSFTDGLSKSVVFDAAINFLEIADIVLLATVILVIGLGLYELFISQLNLPGWLLIRNLDDLKDKLISTVVAVISILFLGAVVNNIPNLLPFGASVALVIVALAIFTNWVPSWKKKSQQ, encoded by the coding sequence ATGATGCGTCGCCTACTCTCTTCCTCAAAATATATTATGATTTTGCCTGCTTTGTCTAATGTTATGGCAGTACTAGTCTTAATGATTTATAGTACAATACAAACCTTTGTTGCTGTTATTGGTTTACTGCAGCGAAGTTTTACTGATGGTTTATCTAAAAGTGTTGTTTTTGATGCTGCTATTAATTTTCTAGAGATAGCTGATATTGTGCTTTTGGCAACTGTCATTTTAGTAATTGGTCTTGGTTTATACGAACTTTTTATTAGTCAGCTTAATTTGCCAGGTTGGTTATTAATTCGCAATCTTGACGATCTCAAAGATAAACTTATTAGTACTGTGGTTGCTGTTATATCAATTCTGTTTCTTGGAGCAGTTGTTAATAATATTCCTAATTTGTTACCTTTTGGTGCTTCTGTAGCTTTAGTCATTGTTGCTTTAGCAATTTTTACTAATTGGGTACCTAGTTGGAAGAAAAAGTCACAGCAATGA